CAGTGTAAAAGCAACAAGCTTTTAGTCACCGTACCAAAAAGAAACTGGTCAAATACTTGGCAATAAAGCTTAAATTGTTCCAGTTCTAGAATCTCGCTTAACTGTTGTTCTTTGTCTGCAATTCTATCCTGATAGGCGACAATATCCTTAGCTAATAGCTGACTAAACTCACTAATTCCAGTCCCAACCGTGTTTTTAATGCGCGAGTTATTTCTCAGTCCGGCAATATGTCCTAATGTAGGATTAAACCCATTAACTCCAATGGGTGCGGCTCTTTTAGAAAGACGGATGGCAAGTCAAACAAGCATCGCTGTGTGTCTTGAAGTAGTAGAACAACAAGCTTGAATCACAGTTGTGAGCAAAGGAACACCATCTTGATACAAAGCCCGATGATGCCGTTGATGCTCTTGCTGTAAATGAAAGTGCCAATAATCAGGCCAATCACCGCTAACCTGAAGGGAGCGAAGACGTAAAACCGCCTCAGTACCCTTGAGACTCCATCTCGCCCCCGTAATGTCCATGCGGTCTTTAATCAAGTAACGACAAGCCCCCTCAATTACCCCCGTAGCAATGGGAAAACCTGCCGCCAAATAATCTTGATAGCGGAGATAATCGCGATGATTAAGCAAATAATTGGCACATTTATCCACAGAAGTGCGTTGTTCGTCCGTCAATTTCAGCCGAGTAGCACAACCACCCATCGCGGCAGCGACAGAACTCGATTTACCTTCAAGAATACGCAGTAAACGTTCACTCACCCAATCTTCGGCTGCTTGGCTACTGGGAGCATGAAACACAAAGGCTGCTTTCCAGAGATATTCAATCAGATGAATCAGGTCGAGAACAATTGTCAGGCGGATGTCGTGTTTTTGAGCCAATTCTTGGAGTAGACGTAATTGTGTCTGATTACCATCAACTAAGGCAACCCAGTTTTTTTGTTGATGGGGGTCACGGGACAAAGCTTCGTCAAAGGCCACGGAAATTACGGTTTCGGGTTCTTTGACCAAACTCGCCCATACCCGCTTGGCTTGTGGTCGAGGACGCTTGCTCCCCTGATCGGGTTTGGGATTGACGATTTGTGCTGCGGTACGGCTCAATGGGTTAATGGTATAAACCGCCGCTACGGTAGCCATCCGCTTTGAGTTGCGCTTTTCTCCGGCTGTTAAACGTTTTTTCAGCTTTCTTTGTCCGGCTATGGCTCTTTTCTGGGTGCTAGGACGCAAATCTTCTCGTCTCATCGGAAATTTTGGGTCTGAAACCCCGCCGTTCTATAGCAAAGAGCGGGATAGTTAGGACATATGGCATAGAACGAGTTAGTTAGGACAGATGCCTGAAGGCTTTACTCACAGCATCCACAAGGTTTTCACTATCATTGATAATCTGACTATGGCATAGAACGAGTTAGTTAGGACAGATGCCTGAAGGCTTTACTCACAGCATCCACAAGGTTTTCACTATCATTGATAATCTGACTAACATAGTTTTTCAATCTAGCCCAGAACTTTTCAATTTTGTTGAGGTCTGGAGAATAGGCGGGTAAAAATAGCACTTCACATCCCGCTTTAGCTAACAATTTTTTGATTCTCTCTTTGGGATGAAAACTGGCGTTATCAATGATGATAATTTGACCGGGTAGTAGTTCGGGTAATATGGCATAGAACGAGTTAGTTAGGACAGATACCTGAAGGCTTTACTCACAGCATCCACAAGGTTTTCACTATCATTGATAATCTGACTAACATAGTTTTTCAATCTAGCCCAGAACTTTTCAATTTTGTTGAGGTCTGGAGAATAGGCGTGTAAAAATAGCACTTCACATCCCGCTTTAGCTAACAATTTTTTGATTCTCTCTTTGGGATGAAAACTGGCGTTATCAATGATGATAATTTGACCGGGTAGTAGTTCGGGTAATATGGCATAGAACGAGTTAGTTAGGACAGATGCCTGAAGGCTTTACTCACAGCATCCACAAGGTTTTCACTATCATTGATAATCTGACTAACATAGTTTTTCAATCTAGCCCAGAACTTTTCAATTTTGTTGAGGTCTGGAGAATAGGCGGGTAAAAATAGCACTTCACATCCCGCTTTAGCTAACAATTTTTTGATTCTCTCTTTGGGATGAAAACTGGCGTTATCAATGATGATAATTTGACCGGGTAGTAGTTCGGGTAATAGCAATTGTTCTATCCACTCACACACCAACTCTGTATTACAGTACCCCTCAAACACCATTGGCGCGATCGTGGAACCACGCCACCAACCGCTGATCACACTAACTCGTTCGCTACAGTGACCTAACTTTAAAGCCTCAAATCTTTCTGATTTGTGACAATATCCATAAGGATAATCGATGGTGTTATCTATTCCAGCTTCATCAATATAGACAAATCTTTCCGGGGCATAACCTCTGATTTTTTGGAGAAACTCTTTTCGGGCTTCTTCATCTCTTTCTCTGTAGCCATAAGTTTTTTTTTACGGCTCTTCGGTAATTGTTATGCAAATAATTAACTTAAAATAAAATTCGATGATAGTGCTTACGCTCAAAAATAGCTGAAATCTATACAGGGAGAAATTTTAGACACAAACAGGTTAATACCAAAAGATAGACAATTGAGTTAAGATTTAATATAATAGCCAAAAACCAGAGTATTTTACTTATGATACTTGACAAATTTTTGAACCTAGAAGGAACCTCTATTCAAGGCTATCGACACCTAGAAAATGTCGGTATAGTTTGACGAATCGAATCGAAAAAGAAAAAAGCAATCTGTCCTCGTTGTGGGTTAGAGAGCGATAAACTACACCAAAATCATCGACATTTAGTCAAAGATTTACCGCTCTCAGGCCAACCAGTGTACCTACAAGTTAATCGTCGTCAATTTAAGTGCGATAATTGTCAGAAGCCCTTTAGCGAAGAGTTAGATTTTGTCGCCAGTAAACGAACCTATACGAAAAGACTAGCCGAGAATATACTTGAACAATTAAAATCAGGAGATATTTTAAATGTTAGCCGAAGAAATGACGTAACGGAAGAAGAGATTCAAAGAATGCTAGAGGACATCGCTGAAGAAATTACCGAGCCAGATTTATCGGAATTAAAAAGACTAGGAATTGATGAAATCGCTCTAGTGAAGGGACAAAAAAATTACTGTGCAGTTTTAGTAAATTTAGATACGGGAAAACTAATAGCTATTCTAGAGAAGCGAACACAAGAGGAGTTGAGAAAAACGCTTACAGGCTGGGGAAAAGAGGTGTTAGAGCCAATTGAAGAAGTGAGCATAGACCTTTGGTTGCCCTATAAAAATTTGGTGAAAGAATTGATGTCATCGGTTGAATTAGTCGCCGATAGATTCCATGTAATGAAACAAATTAATCAAGAGTTAGACGAACAGAGAAGAGCAGAAAAAAGAGCCGTAGAAGCGCAGAAAAATAAAAAACAGAAAGCGGAAAAAGAAGCGAAGCTAGAAGTTTTAAAGCGAAGTAAATATAGCCTATTAAAAAATGAAGAAGATTGAACGGAACCCCAAAAAATTAAACGAGAAGCTATCAAAGAAAATTGGCCAAATTTGAAAAAGATGCCGGAATTAAAGGAAGAATTCAGAAAGATTTATGAAACCTCAGAGAATCCGACAGAAGGACTGCTATCTATCTCGGAATGGTTGGCAAAATCCTCCATTGTTTTTACCAAGAGTTGTCAAACAATCCGAAACTGGTTTGGAGAAATCATTAGTTATTTCGAGCGAAGAACAACGAATGGATTAGTCGAGGGAATCAACAATAAACTTAAACTAATAAAACGGCGAGGCTATGGCTTTAGAAACTTTCGGAATTTTTGGGTTAGAAGTATGTTATCTTGGCATCTTGTCTGTTGATTTAGCATAAAGAGTAACGAAGAGCCTTTTTTTCTAGTAAATCCAATTCTTTTGAGCGCTTGACCAATTCTCATCCTACTGACTGGGTTAGCCCATTTTTGCGCCATTTTTTCTTGGGTCAAATGCCCATATTGTTCGGCCAACTTTTGAAAGGCTTCTAAATCGTCAATTTTGGGCTTCGGCCCTCGACGATAGTTAGTTTTAGCGGCCACCGTCCCAGTTTGTTTCTTCCGTTTCAGCCATAGGTCTAATGTATTACGACTAATATTGAGGGTGCGACAGACATGGCTTTTTTTCTCCCCTCGCTCTACGGCACTCACTGCTTTCTGTCTTAAATCATCACTATAGGGTGCTGCCATGAAAGCTTCTCCTCATTTCTTTTTCTCTATTATGTCCTAACTATCCCGCTCTTTGCTATAACATAGTTTTTCAATCTAGCCCAGAACTTTTCAATTTTGTTGATATCTGGAGAATAGGCGGGTAAAAATAGCACTTCACATCCCGCTTTAGCTAACAATTTTTTGATTCTCTCTTTGGGATGAAAACTGGCGTTATCAATGATGATAATTTGACCGGGTAGTAGTTCGGGTAATAGCAATTGTTCTATCCACTCACACACCAACTCTGTATTACAGTACCCCTCAAACACCATTGGCGCGATAGTGGAACCACGCCACCAACCGCTGATCACACTAACTCTTTCGCTACAGTGACCTAACTTTAAAGCCTCAAATCTTTCTGATTTGTGACAATATCCATAAGGGTAATCGATGGTGTTAAGTAGTCGTGCAAAATTAATTTCCTAGTGAAGATAGGCAAGAGGCAAGAGTGCCTCTTGCAAGAGGTGTTTAGCAGAAACGTTGAATCCTGTAATAAAACTTTACATTGACAAGCATAATACCCCTATAACATCAAATTTTAAATTGAATAGACAATCCTCCGGAACCAGTGTACATAGCTAATATGTTGACACATGAAACTCTGTAAATAGCGCAGTTTGTCTAATAAGCTTTTCCCAAATCCTTCTTCAATATCTATTAGCTGTAGAATCAGATAAGCGATAATGCAACTATAGATATGTAGGCGGATTCCGTTCTCGTTTTTAGTGATTAGATTATCCAACTTTAGATGCATTTTTAAAAATTTCCACAGCAGTTCTATTTGCCATCTTTGGATGTAAATTTCGGCAACTTCTTCATTACTAACTGCTCCTTCTCCTTCTAGAGGTAAATCTGTCGCCAGCCGAAATTCTGTTTGACTTTCTAGGTCGCAAAAAGCGACTACTCTTACTTCTATTTGTCTTTTATCTTTTCCGAGTTTACACTTGCCATTTTCGAGCATCTCTAGGCTAATATTATTTTTCACTCTCAAGACAAAATGCTTGTCACTACTCTCTAATAATTCGGTGATTCTTTGATTAGACGCAAATCCTCTATCCATTGCTCCAACTCCATTTACAGGAATTGCTTCTATCGTTTTTCCTCCTTCTTTTGAGTCAT
This Microcystis wesenbergii NRERC-220 DNA region includes the following protein-coding sequences:
- a CDS encoding transposase — protein: MLPELLPGQIIIIDNASFHPKERIKKLLAKAGCEVLFLPAYSPDLNKIEKFWARLKNYVSQIINDSENLVDAVSKAFRHLS
- a CDS encoding transposase; the protein is MLPELLPGQIIIIDNASFHPKERIKKLLAKAGCEVLFLHAYSPDLNKIEKFWARLKNYVSQIINDSENLVDAVSKAFRYLS
- a CDS encoding IS630 family transposase, which produces MRGYAPERFVYIDEAGIDNTIDYPYGYCHKSERFEALKLGHCSERVSVISGWWRGSTIAPMVFEGYCNTELVCEWIEQLLLPELLPGQIIIIDNASFHPKERIKKLLAKAGCEVLFLPAYSPDLNKIEKFWARLKNYVSQIINDSENLVDAVSKAFRHLS
- a CDS encoding IS630 transposase-related protein, producing the protein MAAPYSDDLRQKAVSAVERGEKKSHVCRTLNISRNTLDLWLKRKKQTGTVAAKTNYRRGPKPKIDDLEAFQKLAEQYGHLTQEKMAQKWANPVSRMRIGQALKRIGFTRKKGSSLLFMLNQQTRCQDNILLTQKFRKFLKP
- a CDS encoding transposase; this encodes MNFARLLNTIDYPYGYCHKSERFEALKLGHCSERVSVISGWWRGSTIAPMVFEGYCNTELVCEWIEQLLLPELLPGQIIIIDNASFHPKERIKKLLAKAGCEVLFLPAYSPDINKIEKFWARLKNYVIAKSGIVRT
- a CDS encoding IS4 family transposase → MMTNFSKLIKELLKPLPKNDYPALDTFTFLSCWIGFALDKSIVSMRDLCSRMVLQGINVNLSTFSKASKIRETSPFEKVIVELNKRLVAKKGIENARALFPIDSTIISLTSKLLWSQGWHQVKLFSGLNSITTEVVGILIHFGQGHDSKEGGKTIEAIPVNGVGAMDRGFASNQRITELLESSDKHFVLRVKNNISLEMLENGKCKLGKDKRQIEVRVVAFCDLESQTEFRLATDLPLEGEGAVSNEEVAEIYIQRWQIELLWKFLKMHLKLDNLITKNENGIRLHIYSCIIAYLILQLIDIEEGFGKSLLDKLRYLQSFMCQHISYVHWFRRIVYSI